From the genome of Candidatus Cloacimonas sp., one region includes:
- the ftsH gene encoding ATP-dependent zinc metalloprotease FtsH has product MTKNIIITLCLIAFSTLNAISIDSLNAQKETLPGAENAFTQFSTLMNWFILALILITLISIIRMIVLKRKNSNNKDKPKSDLQTPQNPKNAPVKKSPFSLPLIIMLILLIVIIFHSFSSSGNTVTKESYSNFMARVANGQITQVQFAEKDIFYTDVANKKFSTTLPFENPQLVDSLVALGIKVSATKPSRWAGIISYLLPFLLLIIFWVFFMRGMNAQNAKAFSFGKSKARLYEASKTGITFKDVAGVDEAKEELQEIVEFLKDPKKFQRLGGRIPRGVLLVGQPGTGKTLLAKAVSGEAGVPFFSISGSDFVEMFVGVGAARVRDLFDQAKKNAPCITFIDEIDAVGRHRGSGLGGGHDEREQTLNQLLVEMDGFEPNEAVIIIAATNRPDILDPALLRPGRFDRRVTVDLPDIKGRTEILKVHSDKVPLANDVHLELIARGTPGFSGADLANLVNEAALIAASKNKSQIQMDDFEEAKDKLILGKEKKSRVIPEEDKQLTAYHEIGHVLTSVFLEKVEPVHKVSIIPRGFTGGATHYLMTDKSNYSKSYLLQMLITLLGGRAAEEVVFNEFTTGAGNDLERCTDITKKMVCSWGMSDKIGPMTIGKEQGEIFLGKELVSRDVFSDETSQLVDREIRDIISNAYAQAISILTGHRNLMEIMAKELQEKETLGTDEIFSLILENCIEEERELVQEKYKKALELRFEHSEKMGSKPDENVENQDNKPDENVENQDNKPEETT; this is encoded by the coding sequence TTGATTCTCTTAATGCCCAAAAGGAAACCCTTCCCGGAGCGGAAAATGCTTTTACCCAATTTTCAACCCTGATGAATTGGTTTATCCTGGCATTGATCCTGATAACGCTGATCAGTATCATCAGAATGATTGTGCTGAAAAGAAAGAACAGCAATAATAAAGATAAACCCAAATCGGATTTACAAACTCCCCAAAATCCGAAAAATGCCCCGGTTAAAAAATCTCCTTTCTCTCTGCCTCTAATAATTATGCTGATTTTGCTGATTGTGATTATATTTCACAGCTTTAGTTCCAGTGGAAACACTGTAACTAAAGAAAGTTACAGCAATTTTATGGCGCGGGTAGCTAATGGGCAGATTACTCAGGTGCAGTTTGCTGAAAAGGATATTTTCTACACCGATGTTGCCAATAAGAAATTCTCTACTACCCTTCCTTTTGAAAATCCGCAATTGGTTGACTCCCTGGTGGCATTGGGAATTAAAGTTAGTGCTACTAAACCATCCCGTTGGGCAGGAATTATTTCTTATCTGCTGCCTTTTTTACTGCTGATTATTTTCTGGGTATTTTTCATGCGCGGAATGAATGCTCAAAACGCTAAGGCATTTAGTTTCGGTAAAAGTAAAGCCCGTTTATATGAAGCCAGTAAAACGGGAATTACTTTTAAAGATGTAGCCGGGGTGGATGAAGCCAAAGAAGAGCTGCAGGAAATTGTAGAATTTTTAAAAGACCCGAAAAAGTTTCAACGCTTAGGCGGAAGAATACCTCGCGGTGTTTTACTGGTAGGGCAACCGGGAACTGGTAAAACCTTGCTTGCTAAAGCGGTTTCCGGCGAAGCGGGAGTTCCTTTCTTTTCCATCAGCGGTTCGGACTTTGTAGAAATGTTTGTAGGTGTAGGAGCAGCCAGAGTGCGAGACCTTTTTGACCAAGCCAAAAAAAATGCCCCTTGTATCACTTTTATTGATGAAATTGACGCTGTTGGCAGACATCGGGGCAGTGGTTTAGGAGGCGGACACGATGAGCGCGAACAAACTCTGAATCAGCTTTTGGTGGAAATGGATGGTTTTGAACCCAATGAAGCTGTTATTATTATAGCCGCAACTAACCGTCCCGATATTCTGGACCCGGCATTATTGCGACCGGGAAGATTTGACCGCAGAGTAACAGTTGATTTGCCTGATATTAAAGGCCGAACGGAAATTTTGAAAGTGCATAGTGATAAAGTGCCTTTGGCAAACGATGTGCACCTGGAATTAATTGCCAGGGGAACACCAGGTTTTAGCGGTGCCGATTTGGCAAATTTGGTGAATGAAGCTGCCCTGATAGCAGCCAGTAAAAACAAAAGCCAAATCCAAATGGATGATTTTGAAGAAGCAAAGGATAAGCTAATTCTGGGTAAGGAAAAGAAAAGCAGAGTTATTCCTGAAGAAGATAAACAGCTTACTGCCTATCACGAAATCGGCCATGTGCTCACTTCCGTTTTTCTGGAAAAGGTGGAACCCGTGCATAAGGTTTCTATTATTCCCAGAGGATTTACCGGTGGCGCAACGCATTATTTGATGACGGATAAAAGCAATTACTCCAAGAGCTATTTACTGCAAATGCTGATTACGCTTTTAGGAGGGAGAGCTGCGGAAGAGGTTGTCTTCAATGAATTTACTACCGGCGCGGGAAATGATTTGGAACGCTGCACCGATATTACGAAAAAAATGGTCTGCTCCTGGGGAATGAGTGATAAAATAGGTCCTATGACCATCGGCAAAGAACAGGGAGAAATTTTTCTGGGTAAAGAACTGGTATCTCGTGATGTCTTCAGTGACGAGACCTCTCAATTAGTAGATAGAGAGATTCGCGATATTATCAGTAACGCTTACGCACAAGCAATTTCCATCTTAACAGGACACCGGAACCTGATGGAAATTATGGCAAAGGAATTACAGGAAAAGGAAACCCTGGGCACAGATGAAATATTTAGTTTAATATTGGAAAATTGCATTGAAGAGGAACGCGAGCTGGTGCAGGAAAAATATAAAAAGGCGTTGGAACTGCGCTTTGAGCATAGCGAAAAAATGGGCTCCAAACCGGACGAGAATGTAGAAAACCAGGATAATAAACCGGACGAGAATGTAGAAAATCAGGATAATAAACCGGAGGAAACAACATAA